In one window of Henckelia pumila isolate YLH828 chromosome 1, ASM3356847v2, whole genome shotgun sequence DNA:
- the LOC140876059 gene encoding E3 ubiquitin-protein ligase RHA2A, with protein sequence MGLHNQLSDLSSESVLTLTVVLVANSVSYLHAFFSAILHTFGLFSPRGCDQDRHRFEPSVYGGGGGVGSGLAGLVLLCDQLNLNQVCSYARRSEEDADCVVCLDRLGEGEKVRRLACRHVFHKDCLDGWLEHLNFNCPLCRDPLVSDERVDCTQRRVADDLLAFFPIQ encoded by the coding sequence ATGGGTTTACACAACCAGCTCTCCGACCTTTCGTCGGAATCGGTACTCACATTGACGGTCGTGCTCGTGGCCAATAGCGTAAGTTATCTCCACGCCTTCTTCTCCGCTATCTTGCACACATTCGGCCTCTTCTCTCCCCGCGGCTGCGACCAGGATCGCCACCGTTTCGAGCCCTCCGTctacggcggcggcggcggcgtcGGTTCCGGCCTGGCTGGCCTCGTTCTCCTCTGCGACCAATTGAATCTGAACCAGGTCTGCTCGTACGCCAGGCGATCCGAGGAAGATGCGGATTGCGTCGTGTGCCTCGACCGGCTGGGGGAAGGGGAGAAGGTGCGCAGGTTAGCCTGCCGCCACGTCTTCCACAAGGATTGCCTTGACGGCTGGCTGGAACACCTCAACTTCAACTGCCCGCTCTGCCGTGACCCGCTGGTGTCCGACGAGCGCGTGGATTGCACGCAGAGGCGCGTCGCCGACGATCTCCTCGCGTTTTTCCCAATCCAATGA